In Dyadobacter sp. NIV53, a single window of DNA contains:
- a CDS encoding M20/M25/M40 family metallo-hydrolase, translating into MKILLIISILFLTKNTFAQFITPSPERITKHINYLGSDKMKGRGTGSKENAKAAGYVARQFKKMKLKPLGTDGYYQPFTAKIRRVIVEDSLPETKNVIGFLDNGAVNTIIIGAHFDHLGMGLQGSSKAEKPEGQIHNGADDNASGVAGLLEMAKYFSENNIKETNNFLFIAFGAEELGLQGSRYFVDNPTVPLEKINFMANMDMIGRYDPKRGVGIGGYGTSEQWPGIFKNITTDTKFFTDNAGSGGSDHGSFYAKKIPVLFFHTGGHDDYHKPTDDPDKVNTIAESGILLIEIQLIENALKLPKLKFQEVKN; encoded by the coding sequence ATGAAAATACTTCTTATAATTTCAATTCTTTTTTTAACAAAAAATACATTCGCTCAATTTATTACTCCTTCTCCTGAAAGAATCACTAAACACATTAATTACCTTGGTTCTGACAAAATGAAGGGCCGTGGAACCGGAAGTAAGGAAAATGCGAAAGCTGCCGGATATGTTGCCAGGCAATTTAAAAAGATGAAACTTAAGCCGCTCGGAACTGACGGTTATTACCAGCCTTTTACAGCAAAAATAAGGCGCGTAATAGTAGAGGACAGTCTACCGGAAACAAAAAATGTGATTGGCTTTCTCGACAATGGTGCCGTTAATACAATTATAATCGGAGCACATTTTGACCATTTGGGAATGGGATTGCAGGGAAGCTCGAAAGCAGAAAAACCCGAAGGGCAAATTCATAACGGAGCCGACGACAATGCATCTGGTGTAGCCGGACTGCTTGAAATGGCTAAATATTTCTCAGAAAATAATATAAAGGAGACTAATAATTTTCTGTTTATAGCCTTTGGCGCCGAGGAATTAGGGTTACAGGGATCACGTTATTTTGTCGATAATCCGACAGTACCGCTCGAAAAAATAAATTTTATGGCTAATATGGATATGATTGGCCGATATGACCCAAAACGTGGTGTGGGAATTGGCGGATATGGTACGAGTGAACAATGGCCTGGAATTTTTAAAAATATAACAACTGACACCAAGTTTTTTACAGATAATGCTGGAAGTGGCGGATCAGATCATGGTTCTTTTTATGCTAAAAAAATCCCTGTCCTGTTTTTTCATACCGGCGGCCATGATGATTATCACAAGCCAACTGATGATCCTGACAAAGTAAATACAATTGCTGAATCCGGGATTCTCCTGATTGAAATACAATTAATTGAAAATGCATTAAAACTTCCTAAATTGAAGTTCCAGGAAGTGAAAAATTAA
- a CDS encoding glycoside hydrolase family 3 N-terminal domain-containing protein, with product MKKSIIVFLLLFFLCFQYSKAQISSSPAFLNKNRQWVDSVFASLSPDERIAQLIMVAAVSDVKRAVIDPKISNPAFVEKLIRENKIGGIVFFQGGPVPQARLTNYYQSISKVPLLVAMDAEFGLAMRIDSTVRYPYQMTLGAIQGNNDLIYEMGAQLAKQVRRLGMHINFAPVADVNNNPNNPVISFRSFGENKYKVADKAVAYMKGMQENGLLTSAKHFPGHGDTGTDSHFDLPLIAHDMNRIDSLELYPFKALISNGISGMMIAHLSIPALDNTPNLPSTLSKPIVTGLLRDKLGFEGLIYSDAMNMKGVTKYFPNGKADAMGLEAGMDVLEFTEDVSKTITEIKKSIAEGRISQAEIDSRCRKVLEAKAWAGLNHYQPVDMKNLYEDLNPKSAELINRLLTEKALTVLKNENDILPLRELDTLKIASVSLGADSITVFQKTLGLYTTVDHFSIPAKATEAQMADLRSKLGAYNLLLVGVHLSSISPRTNYGLTDPMNALLQELIATNKAIVSVFGNPYALNKMQKPEGAKALIMAYQLTPYTQDLSAQLIFGAIPAQGKLPVTVNTLFPYNAGIETPAIGRMKYTIPEEVGLDSKVITFKIDSIANVAITQKATPGCVVQLAKDGKVFFRKSYGKHTYESNEVVKLTDLYDLASVTKLTASTLAILSLYDQKKFDLDATMKDYLPDFKNSNKADLEWRRVLTHSARLKAFIVLWKEAQNPDGTWKKKTFSTKKSKRYPTSVVGDSLFIFKNYSKTIFKSIRDSPLNEKEGYVYSDLSFILYPQIVQRLAGEDFESYLKNHYYHKLGANTLTFNPKRFYKPEDIVPTERDTFFRMTQLHGQVHDEAAAMLGGLSGHAGLFGDANDVMKVWQMYLQQGYYGGQQLISKDAIFEFTRYQYPEMGSRRGIGFDKPSFKYTGNAPKYASPSSFGHTGYTGIMTWADPAWGLNYVFLSNRVYPTRANNKISELSIRTAIMDVVYEALMK from the coding sequence CTTCGTTGTCTCCCGATGAACGTATTGCACAACTTATTATGGTAGCTGCCGTATCAGATGTAAAGCGCGCAGTGATTGACCCAAAAATCAGCAATCCGGCATTTGTTGAAAAACTCATTCGCGAAAATAAAATAGGCGGTATTGTTTTTTTTCAGGGTGGTCCGGTTCCACAGGCACGTTTGACAAATTATTACCAGTCGATTTCGAAAGTTCCGCTTTTGGTTGCGATGGATGCTGAGTTCGGGCTGGCAATGCGTATCGACAGCACAGTTCGCTATCCTTATCAGATGACATTAGGCGCCATTCAGGGAAACAATGATTTAATTTATGAAATGGGTGCACAACTGGCGAAGCAGGTGCGTCGCCTTGGAATGCATATCAATTTCGCACCGGTCGCAGATGTGAATAACAATCCAAACAATCCTGTGATCAGTTTCCGGTCATTTGGTGAAAATAAATATAAAGTAGCTGACAAAGCGGTTGCTTACATGAAAGGAATGCAGGAAAACGGCTTGCTGACCAGCGCTAAACATTTTCCCGGACACGGTGATACCGGAACAGATTCTCACTTTGATCTCCCACTGATAGCACATGATATGAATAGGATTGATTCTCTGGAATTGTATCCTTTCAAAGCTTTGATAAGCAATGGTATAAGCGGCATGATGATTGCCCACTTGAGTATCCCTGCACTCGATAACACACCAAACCTTCCTTCTACGTTGTCAAAACCGATCGTAACCGGCCTGCTTCGTGACAAGCTTGGTTTTGAAGGCCTTATTTATTCTGATGCCATGAATATGAAAGGTGTTACCAAATATTTCCCTAATGGAAAAGCGGATGCAATGGGCCTGGAAGCAGGAATGGATGTACTGGAATTTACCGAGGATGTTTCCAAAACAATTACTGAGATCAAAAAAAGCATTGCAGAAGGACGTATTTCCCAGGCCGAAATTGATTCCCGCTGTCGCAAAGTACTGGAAGCAAAAGCATGGGCAGGGTTGAATCACTATCAGCCTGTTGATATGAAAAATCTTTATGAAGATTTAAATCCAAAATCAGCGGAACTGATCAACCGGTTGTTGACTGAAAAAGCATTAACTGTTCTCAAAAATGAGAATGATATATTACCGTTAAGAGAACTTGATACACTAAAAATTGCTTCTGTTTCTCTGGGAGCCGACAGCATTACAGTATTCCAAAAAACACTTGGATTATACACAACTGTTGACCATTTCTCAATTCCTGCCAAAGCTACCGAAGCACAAATGGCAGATCTGCGCTCGAAATTGGGGGCTTATAATTTATTATTAGTCGGTGTTCACCTGAGCAGTATTTCTCCGCGTACAAATTATGGTTTGACGGATCCGATGAATGCCCTGTTGCAGGAACTTATTGCAACGAACAAAGCCATAGTTTCCGTGTTTGGAAATCCGTATGCATTAAACAAAATGCAAAAACCGGAAGGAGCCAAAGCATTAATTATGGCTTATCAGCTCACGCCATATACACAGGACCTGTCGGCACAACTGATATTCGGTGCTATTCCAGCACAAGGAAAGCTGCCTGTCACAGTGAACACCTTATTTCCGTATAACGCAGGAATAGAAACACCCGCAATCGGACGGATGAAATACACCATACCTGAGGAAGTAGGCCTGGATTCGAAAGTAATCACATTTAAAATTGATTCTATAGCGAACGTAGCAATTACCCAAAAAGCAACGCCGGGATGTGTTGTACAACTGGCGAAAGACGGGAAAGTATTTTTCAGGAAATCCTATGGAAAACATACTTATGAAAGCAATGAAGTTGTAAAGCTGACTGACCTGTACGACCTGGCTTCTGTTACTAAACTTACAGCTTCCACATTGGCCATATTAAGCTTGTACGATCAGAAGAAATTTGATCTGGATGCAACCATGAAGGATTATTTGCCCGATTTTAAAAATTCAAATAAGGCTGACCTGGAATGGCGTCGCGTGCTTACTCACAGTGCACGATTAAAAGCTTTCATTGTATTGTGGAAAGAAGCACAAAATCCGGATGGTACATGGAAGAAAAAAACTTTCAGTACAAAAAAATCAAAACGTTATCCGACCTCAGTTGTGGGCGATAGTTTGTTCATTTTTAAAAATTACAGCAAGACGATTTTTAAATCAATCAGGGATTCTCCTTTGAATGAGAAGGAAGGTTATGTATACAGCGATTTGTCATTTATTCTATATCCCCAGATTGTACAAAGACTTGCAGGTGAAGATTTTGAAAGTTACCTCAAAAATCATTATTACCACAAACTGGGCGCCAACACATTGACTTTCAATCCGAAAAGATTTTATAAACCGGAAGATATTGTTCCTACCGAACGGGACACATTTTTCCGTATGACACAACTTCACGGTCAGGTTCACGACGAAGCGGCTGCAATGCTGGGCGGATTGAGTGGCCATGCCGGTTTGTTTGGTGATGCGAATGACGTGATGAAAGTATGGCAGATGTATTTACAGCAAGGTTATTATGGCGGCCAGCAATTGATCAGTAAAGACGCGATTTTCGAATTTACACGTTACCAGTATCCTGAAATGGGAAGCCGGCGTGGAATTGGTTTTGACAAACCATCATTCAAATACACAGGCAATGCGCCAAAATATGCGAGTCCGTCCAGTTTCGGACATACCGGATACACGGGAATTATGACCTGGGCTGATCCTGCATGGGGATTAAATTATGTCTTTTTATCAAACAGGGTCTACCCTACCAGGGCCAACAATAAAATTTCTGAACTGAGTATCCGCACTGCAATAATGGACGTGGTATATGAGGCGTTGATGAAATAA
- a CDS encoding DMT family transporter — protein MKNIGIGLLFSILWASASVATKFGVQSAPPLILANVRFFIAGGLLLGFSYVFTRDPSYRLPDKKEFFQLALFGFLNTTLYLGLYVYAMKFTAAGIGSLAVSINPLMIVLLSSWWLKRSPKKEEWFGIILGMTGIAIATYPLLQNSFTTLTGVILLLVSMLAVSAASVYYATVQWKLPNLLINGWQVFLGGIFLLPVTLFFGNFSNTHWDTQFWGSVLWLSLAVSIVGLICWFYLLRIDTVKASLWLFLCPLFGFFFAWWLLDEPVTVYTVIGTVLVIAGLYAGQRKKYVGK, from the coding sequence GTGAAAAACATTGGTATTGGTCTTCTCTTCTCCATTTTGTGGGCTTCTGCTTCGGTCGCAACCAAATTCGGTGTTCAATCTGCTCCTCCTTTAATATTGGCAAATGTCCGCTTTTTTATTGCCGGAGGGTTGTTGTTAGGTTTTTCTTATGTTTTTACAAGAGATCCATCCTATCGTTTGCCTGACAAAAAGGAATTTTTTCAGCTTGCTTTGTTCGGATTTCTCAATACAACGCTTTATTTAGGGCTATACGTGTATGCGATGAAATTTACTGCGGCGGGAATCGGCAGTCTGGCTGTTTCTATCAATCCGCTTATGATCGTTTTACTTTCCTCATGGTGGCTAAAACGCAGTCCAAAAAAGGAAGAATGGTTTGGTATTATTTTGGGAATGACCGGAATTGCCATAGCGACATATCCGCTCCTGCAAAACAGTTTTACAACACTTACTGGTGTAATATTATTGTTGGTAAGTATGCTGGCAGTATCCGCTGCCAGTGTTTATTATGCTACTGTTCAATGGAAATTACCAAATCTGCTGATCAATGGCTGGCAGGTATTTTTGGGGGGAATCTTTTTATTACCTGTAACACTGTTTTTTGGAAATTTTTCTAATACACACTGGGATACCCAGTTTTGGGGATCAGTCTTGTGGCTGAGCCTTGCCGTATCAATTGTCGGATTGATATGCTGGTTTTATCTTTTACGGATTGATACTGTAAAAGCATCACTATGGCTCTTTCTTTGTCCGCTTTTTGGTTTTTTCTTTGCCTGGTGGTTATTGGATGAACCCGTTACGGTTTATACAGTCATCGGTACTGTTTTGGTAATTGCAGGGTTATATGCAGGGCAAAGAAAGAAATACGTAGGAAAGTAA
- the treA gene encoding alpha,alpha-trehalase TreA: MYGFIAPAFAYSQPYVSPEDLYGTLFHDVQQAHIFKDSKTFADCIPLEDPILIIEKYHHEKDGTDFSLIDFINLHFRQAGEIKSEFKTDITGTTEEHIRSLWTVLTRQPENQERGGSLIPLPFPYVVPGGRFREIYYWDSYFTMLGLKESGRTDLIESMINNFAYLIDTLGYIPTANRTYYLTRSQPPFFSLMVGLFSEMEGKKVFKKYLPQLQQEYNYWMDAGNAPHEPFTAHRRVVFMPSGAVLNRYWDDKATPRPESYGEDLEIAGEAEEKYRSVKEETYRHLRAAAESGWDFSSRWFKDEDDFSSIHTTDILPVDLNCLMYNLEKTLAEAYFLNEQHDMHQEYQEKARLRFEAIQTYFWDDLRNFYMDYDFTKKKCTNSITLAGTFPLFFKIATKQQSHYIRGYIRLNFLRSGGLLTTLVRSGQQWDAPNGWAPLQWITYKGLRNYNFHRTANELSAEWLTLIEKEFKHSGRMLEKYNVSDTNLIAGGGEYEIQEGFGWTNGVYLRMKNKKR, from the coding sequence TTGTACGGATTCATTGCTCCCGCATTCGCTTATAGTCAGCCTTACGTATCACCCGAGGATCTTTATGGAACCTTGTTTCATGATGTTCAGCAGGCGCACATTTTTAAAGACTCAAAAACTTTTGCGGATTGCATTCCGTTGGAGGACCCAATCCTGATCATTGAAAAATACCACCATGAAAAGGATGGTACGGATTTTAGTTTAATAGATTTCATTAACCTCCATTTCAGACAGGCAGGTGAAATAAAATCAGAATTTAAAACAGATATTACGGGTACTACCGAAGAACATATACGCAGTTTATGGACGGTACTGACACGCCAGCCCGAAAACCAGGAACGCGGCGGGTCACTTATACCATTGCCGTTTCCATATGTAGTTCCGGGAGGGCGTTTCAGGGAAATTTATTACTGGGACAGTTATTTTACTATGCTCGGGCTTAAAGAATCTGGAAGAACGGACCTGATCGAAAGTATGATCAATAATTTTGCATATCTGATTGACACACTTGGCTATATTCCCACCGCAAACCGTACATATTATTTAACCCGTTCCCAGCCGCCTTTCTTTTCGCTGATGGTTGGGTTATTCAGCGAGATGGAAGGAAAAAAGGTTTTCAAAAAATATCTTCCACAATTACAGCAGGAATATAATTATTGGATGGACGCAGGAAATGCTCCGCATGAACCATTTACAGCGCACCGCAGGGTTGTTTTTATGCCATCGGGTGCTGTACTTAACCGTTATTGGGACGACAAAGCAACTCCGCGTCCTGAATCTTATGGCGAGGATCTTGAAATTGCCGGCGAAGCAGAAGAAAAGTACCGTTCAGTAAAAGAGGAAACTTACCGTCATTTGAGGGCAGCAGCAGAATCCGGCTGGGATTTTAGCAGCAGATGGTTTAAAGATGAAGATGATTTTTCATCCATACATACAACGGATATTCTGCCGGTTGATCTGAACTGCCTGATGTATAATCTGGAAAAGACGCTGGCCGAAGCTTATTTTCTGAACGAACAGCATGATATGCATCAGGAATATCAGGAAAAGGCAAGGTTACGGTTTGAAGCGATTCAAACTTATTTCTGGGATGATCTGCGTAATTTTTACATGGATTATGATTTTACCAAAAAGAAATGCACCAATTCCATTACACTTGCCGGAACATTTCCTTTATTCTTTAAAATCGCTACAAAACAACAATCTCATTATATCCGGGGATACATACGTCTGAACTTTTTAAGATCCGGAGGACTCCTCACAACACTCGTAAGGTCAGGCCAGCAATGGGATGCACCCAACGGATGGGCACCGCTGCAATGGATAACTTATAAAGGTTTAAGAAATTATAACTTTCACAGAACGGCTAATGAGTTAAGTGCTGAATGGCTGACATTGATTGAAAAAGAATTCAAACATTCTGGAAGAATGCTCGAAAAATACAATGTATCGGACACAAACCTGATTGCCGGCGGAGGCGAATATGAAATCCAGGAAGGTTTTGGATGGACAAATGGTGTATATCTGCGTATGAAAAATAAAAAAAGATAA
- a CDS encoding OmpA family protein — protein sequence MICKKSTKWICLFLILGIYYPSFSQSQWTYDFNNGLNPLESAGPALKKLGKPGQFVKEKILNTEDLFRTVYQFENNSGLQFDNVVAKGFLNKSFSIEIYFKMDSLNSWKRILDFKNRKSDYGSYIYDGKLNFYDFAISEKAPVKANQYVHYVYSRDFQTKTIKMYINGLSKVEFTDPGTEGVLDTDQVLNFFQDDLVANHEASAGSVALIRVYDRVMTPVFIRRSYQTLSKSVRIPEVEEKIVKEEIKPEPVNIPKRDPNLVSVTGKVFDGRNLGMIEDVNVSVRKAKDDSLVARVKTINGAYQVQLPPFQSYKISVDAPGFQTKTLAVNISNKKEEIKSLFSLSPERYDRPIATLLFTQSLEVLENEAKTRLDSIAAYFQTRKDLKIMLKGHTDNIGDFDKNIILSGQRVQTVKDYLNSKGITNDRIEGVGYGSTRPNYKNQSEEQKKLNRRVEVWAEPIKR from the coding sequence ATGATTTGTAAAAAAAGTACAAAATGGATCTGTTTATTTCTAATCCTGGGAATATATTATCCTTCTTTTAGCCAAAGCCAATGGACCTACGATTTCAATAATGGCCTGAATCCTCTTGAAAGTGCAGGTCCGGCTTTAAAGAAACTGGGTAAACCGGGGCAATTTGTAAAAGAAAAAATCCTGAATACCGAAGATCTTTTCAGAACGGTTTACCAATTTGAAAATAATAGCGGATTACAGTTTGATAATGTTGTGGCTAAGGGATTCCTGAATAAATCATTTAGCATTGAAATTTATTTTAAAATGGATTCGCTCAATAGCTGGAAGCGTATCCTTGATTTCAAAAATCGCAAAAGCGATTATGGAAGTTATATTTATGATGGTAAACTCAATTTCTACGATTTTGCTATCAGTGAAAAAGCACCTGTAAAAGCCAATCAATATGTTCATTATGTGTATTCACGGGACTTTCAGACAAAAACCATAAAAATGTATATCAATGGCTTGTCCAAGGTCGAATTTACCGATCCGGGAACGGAAGGCGTGTTGGATACAGACCAGGTTCTTAATTTTTTCCAGGACGATCTGGTTGCAAATCATGAAGCAAGCGCAGGATCTGTTGCATTAATTCGTGTGTATGACCGTGTAATGACACCGGTTTTTATTCGGAGGAGTTATCAGACACTTAGCAAATCGGTCAGGATTCCGGAAGTGGAAGAAAAAATAGTTAAAGAGGAAATAAAACCGGAGCCCGTAAATATCCCAAAAAGGGATCCTAATCTGGTAAGTGTAACCGGGAAGGTTTTTGATGGAAGAAATCTTGGCATGATAGAAGATGTGAATGTATCAGTGAGAAAAGCAAAAGACGATTCGCTGGTAGCACGTGTTAAAACGATCAACGGTGCGTACCAGGTGCAGCTTCCACCCTTTCAGTCCTATAAAATATCGGTGGATGCACCCGGATTTCAAACGAAAACTTTGGCCGTTAATATTTCTAATAAAAAAGAAGAAATCAAATCCCTTTTCAGTCTTTCACCCGAAAGATATGACAGGCCAATTGCTACACTTTTATTTACCCAGAGCCTCGAAGTATTAGAAAATGAAGCAAAGACCAGACTGGATTCCATTGCAGCCTATTTTCAAACTCGAAAAGACCTCAAAATTATGTTGAAAGGGCATACGGATAATATCGGGGATTTTGATAAAAATATCATTTTGTCAGGCCAGCGTGTGCAGACGGTAAAAGATTACCTGAATTCAAAAGGGATAACCAATGATCGTATTGAAGGTGTTGGTTACGGATCAACCAGGCCGAATTACAAAAACCAATCGGAAGAACAAAAAAAACTAAACCGAAGAGTAGAAGTTTGGGCTGAGCCTATAAAAAGATAA
- a CDS encoding PhzF family phenazine biosynthesis protein gives MKLPIYQIDAFTDRLFCGNPAAVVPLNEWLSDEVMLNIAAENNLAETAFFVPTEAGFHIRWFTPTIEVDLCGHATLASAYVIFKIHDYKEDIIRFDSRSGELTVTLNEDWLTLNFPVDHYHIAVPPPALAESFNAMTMEEVYKGKSDYLVVLGSEEEVKNMDFDIIVLSTIPARGIIVTAQGDDVDFVSRFFAPQSGVDEDPVTGSAHTTLIPYWADRLAKTTMTAKQISKRGGYLKCELDGDRVKIGGQARLYLRGEIEVETY, from the coding sequence ATGAAATTACCTATATACCAAATTGACGCGTTTACCGATCGCCTTTTTTGTGGGAATCCAGCTGCTGTAGTTCCTCTAAACGAATGGCTATCGGATGAGGTAATGCTGAATATTGCAGCCGAAAATAATTTAGCTGAAACTGCTTTTTTTGTTCCAACCGAAGCTGGATTTCATATCCGGTGGTTTACTCCTACAATTGAAGTAGATCTTTGCGGACACGCCACATTGGCTTCGGCTTATGTTATTTTCAAAATACACGATTATAAAGAAGACATTATTCGTTTTGATTCTCGTAGCGGTGAACTTACCGTAACACTTAACGAAGACTGGCTGACACTTAACTTCCCGGTAGATCATTATCATATTGCAGTTCCGCCACCTGCACTGGCAGAAAGTTTTAATGCGATGACAATGGAGGAAGTATATAAAGGAAAATCTGATTACCTGGTTGTTCTGGGTTCGGAAGAGGAAGTAAAAAACATGGATTTTGATATCATTGTTCTTTCTACCATTCCTGCTCGCGGCATTATTGTTACAGCTCAGGGAGATGATGTGGATTTTGTATCACGCTTTTTTGCTCCACAATCCGGGGTAGACGAAGATCCTGTAACAGGTTCTGCCCACACGACACTCATTCCATATTGGGCTGATAGATTAGCAAAAACAACCATGACTGCTAAACAAATTTCCAAACGCGGCGGTTACCTCAAATGCGAGCTGGATGGTGACCGTGTTAAAATCGGGGGACAAGCCAGATTATATCTGCGGGGAGAAATCGAGGTGGAAACTTATTAA
- a CDS encoding 1,4-dihydroxy-2-naphthoate polyprenyltransferase gives MKSWIEAARPRTLPLALSCILMGSFLAASTGTFSWTVAALSVITTILLQVLSNFANDYGDAVNGKDTELREGPIRAVHSGAIPASAMLKAIIAFSILALISGISLLTIALQDAPANTFWVFLGIGISCIIAAITYTAGKRPYGYVGLGDLSVLIFFGWVGVIGSSYLHTLVWNWDLILPATSCGLFAVGVLNINNIRDIESDKATGKNSIPVRLGREKAILYHWTILIVGMLCVLVYTLQHFSGYTSLLFLLSFPLFIRNGLAISRLKKASELDPYLKQMALSTLLFVILFGLGIVL, from the coding sequence ATGAAATCCTGGATTGAAGCAGCACGGCCACGAACTCTGCCACTGGCATTATCCTGTATCTTAATGGGCAGTTTTCTGGCAGCCTCAACCGGCACATTTAGCTGGACAGTTGCTGCATTAAGTGTAATTACAACAATACTTTTACAGGTATTGTCCAACTTTGCCAACGATTATGGTGACGCTGTCAACGGCAAAGATACAGAGCTTCGGGAAGGGCCGATCAGAGCAGTACATTCCGGCGCTATTCCGGCTTCTGCTATGCTGAAAGCGATCATTGCATTTTCAATATTGGCCTTAATTTCAGGAATATCACTGTTAACAATAGCTTTGCAGGATGCTCCGGCAAATACTTTCTGGGTCTTTCTGGGAATTGGAATTTCGTGCATTATTGCGGCTATTACATATACAGCTGGTAAAAGGCCATACGGCTATGTAGGCCTCGGCGACCTGTCAGTACTAATTTTCTTTGGTTGGGTTGGTGTTATTGGGAGCAGCTACCTGCATACATTAGTATGGAACTGGGATTTAATACTCCCTGCCACCAGCTGTGGACTTTTTGCTGTGGGTGTATTAAATATCAATAATATCCGTGACATAGAATCGGATAAAGCAACCGGTAAAAATTCAATCCCGGTCAGACTTGGCCGTGAGAAAGCAATTTTATATCACTGGACTATTTTGATTGTTGGAATGCTTTGCGTTCTCGTTTACACGTTACAGCATTTTTCAGGATATACCAGTCTGCTTTTTCTGCTGAGTTTCCCTTTATTTATTAGAAATGGCCTTGCAATTTCCAGACTAAAAAAAGCAAGCGAACTGGATCCGTATCTGAAACAAATGGCCTTGTCTACCTTGCTGTTTGTGATCTTGTTCGGATTAGGGATTGTTTTGTAG
- the pth gene encoding aminoacyl-tRNA hydrolase, translated as MKYLIAGLGNIGPEYAFTRHNAGFMVLDRLAAQHDFTFSFEKLAFVAEWKYKGRQFYFIKPTTFMNLSGKAIRYYMDQFKVSTENLLVVVDELQLPFGTLRIKPKGSHGGHNGLKNIEEILGTSEYARLRFGIGNDFPRGRQIDYVLKPFSKDEMIELPIFLDRADDMVVSFCTLGIQATMNNYNQ; from the coding sequence ATGAAATATTTGATTGCCGGATTAGGAAATATTGGCCCTGAGTATGCATTCACCAGGCACAATGCCGGATTTATGGTTTTAGACAGGTTGGCAGCACAACATGATTTTACATTTTCGTTTGAAAAACTGGCATTTGTTGCAGAGTGGAAATACAAGGGGCGACAGTTTTATTTTATTAAACCGACAACCTTTATGAATTTGAGCGGAAAAGCAATCCGCTATTATATGGATCAATTTAAAGTATCAACTGAAAATCTGCTTGTAGTTGTTGATGAGCTTCAGCTTCCGTTTGGAACATTAAGGATAAAACCAAAAGGAAGTCATGGCGGGCATAATGGCCTGAAAAATATCGAAGAAATTTTGGGAACATCCGAATATGCTCGCTTACGCTTTGGAATTGGTAATGATTTTCCACGAGGCAGGCAAATAGATTACGTTTTGAAACCATTTTCAAAAGATGAAATGATTGAATTGCCAATCTTTTTAGACAGGGCGGACGATATGGTTGTGTCTTTTTGTACTTTGGGAATACAAGCGACAATGAATAATTATAATCAATGA